CTATACGAATCGTATGATGCAGGTAAAACATGGTTATCTACCGCTGCCCCTACAGCAGCCGGCCTTGATTATATGGTAAGTGACCAATATGGCAAATATTGGTATGCTGTTGATGTAAAAAACAACGCGACTGATAAGGTGAAAAAATTATATCGATCAACCGATCATGGTAAAACATGGGCCGCCACAAAAGGTAGCACCGGGCGCTATTTTTATGACAACGGCACCCGCGATTTCTTGCACATATCGGGTTATACCTTGTTCTGCATGTACAATAGTTCTAACTCGTCAGCATCAGGCCAAAAGGTATATAAATCAACCGACCAGGGCGATACCTGGACACTGGTTAGCGCAAATGCACAAAATTTTGTAAAAACCGCTGGCCCTATAGTTTTTTACGGGGGTAAAACCTTAACAACATCAACAGACGGTGGGGTAAATTTTGAACCGGTTAAAATTCCCGCGGGTTACACACTTAGCGGTGCCGATATTGCGGGCGACTATGGTTACATATTTTGCTATAATGGCGCAGGTGTAGGTAAAACCAAAGTATTCCGCCAACAAATAGGCCATTAAATAAATAGCTAAGGCCCCTGGTGCAAACCGGGGGCTTTTTTATTTACCGCCGGTTTTCCAGTACATATAAACTATACAGCCTATCACCATAATAGCCAATACTACCAGGCCGGTTATGCCCTTGCGCTTATCCTGGCGCATTACCCAAACCAAAAAGGCAACTAATGGCAGTACAAAAACCGCCCAAAATATAAGTGAAGGAACATTCATAGTTAATTATTGAATTACGGAGATATTAATTACTGATTTATTGAATTACTGAATTACCGAATTGGTGAAAGGGGAACTAATAGATAGTGGCAATCAATCATTCAATAAATCAACAATTCAACATTATTACATCGGCATACGTGCAAGCGGCGCAATATTTTGCCCTGCAAATTCGCCTTTTAAAAATTTATAGTATCCGGCAATGGCTATCATGGCGGCATTATCGGTGCAATATTCAAACTTAGGTATAAACACATTCCAGCCGTTTTGCTGGCCTAAGCGGGTAAGCCCCTCGCGCAAACCGGTATTGGCCGATACTCCGCCTGCCAACGCTATATCCTTAATACCATATTCGTCAGCGGCGCGCTTTAGCTTGTTAAGCAAAATGGTGGCAATGCGCATTTCTATCGAGGCGCAAATATCGGCCATGTTTTGCTGAATAAAATCGGGGTTGGCTTTAATGTTATCGCGTATAAAATAAAGTATAGATGTTTTTAAGCCGCTAAAGCTAAAATCAAACCCGGGTATCTGCGGCTCGGGGAATTTGTAGGCATTAGGGTTGCCACTGCGGGCGTTTTTATCTATCAAGGGTCCGCCCGGGTAGGGCAAACCTAATATTTTACTGGTTTTATCCATTGCTTCGCCGGCGGCATCATCAAGCGTTTGGCCAATAACCTGCATGTCAAAGTAATTTTTCACCAGTACAATTTGCGTATGCCCGCCCGAAACTGTAAGGCAAATAAAAGGGAACGCCGGTTTATTTGGGCCGATAAAATGAGCCAATATATGGGCCTGCATGTGGTTAATATCAATAAGCGGGATGTTTTTTGCCAGCGCAAAAGCCTTGGCAAACGATACCCCCACTAATAAAGAACCTAAAAGACCAGGCCCGCGCGTAAAAGCTACCGCATCAATATCATTTTTGTTTACTTTTGCGTTAAA
The window above is part of the Inquilinus sp. KBS0705 genome. Proteins encoded here:
- the tsaD gene encoding tRNA (adenosine(37)-N6)-threonylcarbamoyltransferase complex transferase subunit TsaD codes for the protein MPVILGIESSCDETSAAVCVDGEILSNVIANQTIHEAYGGVVPELASRVHQQNIVPAVQQALFNAKVNKNDIDAVAFTRGPGLLGSLLVGVSFAKAFALAKNIPLIDINHMQAHILAHFIGPNKPAFPFICLTVSGGHTQIVLVKNYFDMQVIGQTLDDAAGEAMDKTSKILGLPYPGGPLIDKNARSGNPNAYKFPEPQIPGFDFSFSGLKTSILYFIRDNIKANPDFIQQNMADICASIEMRIATILLNKLKRAADEYGIKDIALAGGVSANTGLREGLTRLGQQNGWNVFIPKFEYCTDNAAMIAIAGYYKFLKGEFAGQNIAPLARMPM